A single window of Acetohalobium arabaticum DSM 5501 DNA harbors:
- a CDS encoding FadR/GntR family transcriptional regulator, with the protein MSIFKPIKNKRIYQQIIEQIRELITDGTLEPGDKLMSERAMAEELDVSRASIREAFSVLEMLGLIESRPGEGTFIKEMKEDKVVEPLALILAGDTDNVFELIEVRKILEVESAALATKRATEEDIERIGEVIQDMEQDVKEGRLGDQADVKFHIAIVKATHNQMFTKVMYTISDLLIQAIGQSRQKLFTVEGNNEMLYKQHKKIYENIAAKKPQLARESMYNHLETTKNELEKLMK; encoded by the coding sequence ATGTCAATTTTTAAACCGATTAAAAATAAGAGAATTTATCAACAGATAATAGAACAGATTCGGGAATTAATTACTGATGGAACTTTAGAGCCGGGAGATAAATTGATGTCAGAACGGGCTATGGCCGAAGAATTAGATGTCAGCCGCGCTTCCATTAGAGAAGCATTTAGTGTGTTGGAAATGTTAGGTTTAATTGAAAGTAGGCCAGGAGAGGGAACCTTTATTAAAGAGATGAAAGAAGATAAAGTAGTGGAGCCGTTAGCTTTAATTCTGGCTGGAGATACAGATAATGTGTTTGAATTAATAGAGGTTAGAAAAATATTAGAGGTTGAAAGTGCTGCTTTGGCAACTAAACGGGCTACTGAAGAAGATATTGAAAGAATAGGTGAAGTCATTCAGGATATGGAACAGGATGTCAAAGAAGGTAGATTAGGGGATCAAGCAGATGTTAAATTCCATATTGCAATAGTTAAAGCCACACATAATCAGATGTTTACTAAAGTTATGTATACTATTTCTGATCTGTTGATTCAAGCTATTGGTCAAAGTAGACAGAAATTATTTACTGTTGAAGGTAATAATGAGATGTTATATAAACAGCATAAAAAGATTTATGAAAATATAGCTGCAAAAAAACCGCAGCTGGCTCGAGAAAGTATGTATAATCACTTAGAAACAACAAAGAATGAGCTAGAAAAATTAATGAAATAA
- the larA gene encoding nickel-dependent lactate racemase encodes MTTVKLPYGKEKLTLELPEDELKGVLTSQTHEYTVEKSEKELVKEALAEPIGTPTLQELAQDKEEIVIISSDHTRPVPSHVTMPILLDKIRAGNPEAEITILVATGFHRASTEEELRDKYGDEIVDNERIINHDCRDEDSLVEIGTLPSGGDLILNQLAVEADLLIAEGFIEPHFFAGFSGGRKSILPGIASKKTVLANHCAEFVGHDHARTGILDGNPMHEDMLYAAEEAGLDFILNVAINEEKKVINAFAGHYQEAHLEGCDFVTKLAGAESKPADIVVTTNGGYPLDQNIYQSVKSMTAAEATCNENGVIIIASECSDGHGGEGFYRTFAEAETVPEVMEEIEVRGRNETVPDQWESQVLARILLQFEVIMVTDAPREMVEDMHMKWASDIDEAVTMAKEIVNNDNPEITVVPDGVSVIVK; translated from the coding sequence GTGACTACTGTAAAATTACCTTATGGAAAAGAAAAATTGACTTTGGAGCTTCCTGAAGATGAACTTAAAGGTGTTTTAACTTCTCAAACCCATGAATATACAGTTGAAAAATCAGAGAAAGAATTAGTAAAAGAGGCTCTAGCTGAGCCTATTGGAACTCCTACTTTACAGGAGTTAGCCCAGGATAAAGAAGAAATTGTAATTATTTCCAGTGATCATACTCGTCCTGTGCCCAGCCATGTAACGATGCCTATTTTATTAGATAAGATTAGGGCTGGAAATCCAGAAGCGGAGATTACAATTTTAGTTGCTACTGGGTTCCACCGTGCTTCAACAGAAGAAGAACTTAGGGATAAGTACGGAGATGAAATTGTTGACAATGAGAGAATTATTAATCATGACTGCCGTGATGAAGATAGTTTAGTGGAAATTGGCACTCTACCTTCCGGAGGAGACTTGATTTTAAATCAGTTGGCTGTTGAAGCTGATTTGTTAATAGCAGAAGGATTTATTGAGCCTCATTTCTTTGCCGGATTTTCTGGTGGGCGAAAGAGTATTCTACCTGGAATTGCCAGCAAGAAGACTGTGTTAGCCAATCATTGTGCAGAGTTTGTAGGCCATGATCACGCAAGGACCGGTATTTTAGACGGTAATCCTATGCATGAAGATATGCTTTATGCAGCTGAAGAAGCAGGTTTGGACTTTATTCTCAACGTAGCTATTAATGAAGAAAAGAAAGTAATTAATGCTTTCGCTGGTCATTATCAAGAAGCACATTTAGAGGGATGTGATTTTGTTACGAAGCTGGCCGGAGCCGAATCTAAACCGGCTGATATAGTAGTAACTACTAATGGCGGTTATCCATTGGATCAGAATATTTATCAGTCGGTTAAGAGTATGACGGCGGCTGAGGCCACCTGTAATGAAAACGGAGTTATTATAATAGCTTCGGAATGTTCAGATGGACATGGTGGAGAGGGCTTTTACCGTACTTTTGCTGAAGCTGAAACTGTACCTGAGGTTATGGAAGAAATTGAAGTTAGAGGTAGAAATGAAACAGTTCCCGACCAATGGGAGTCACAGGTTCTAGCCCGGATTCTTTTACAGTTTGAAGTAATTATGGTTACTGATGCCCCGCGGGAAATGGTAGAAGATATGCATATGAAGTGGGCTTCTGATATAGACGAAGCAGTAACAATGGCTAAGGAAATAGTTAATAATGATAATCCTGAAATTACTGTAGTACCTGATGGTGTTTCAGTTATAGTTAAATAA
- a CDS encoding (Fe-S)-binding protein encodes MSKVLQEIEDELANCVKCGLCREVCPIFTELDNEAAVARGKVNLMESVLNEDLELTDKYKEFMELCLLCKACADNCPCGVEVDKLVLKAREELADEKGLSVLKKGIFSIVGNKTLYPIAMKLGANFQGLAFKENDGPQSGNNIRLGGLGLDKDRVVPNLATEHFRDKYPEVIEVDNPEGRVAFFTGCAINYIEPKVGEAVVNVLTENNIEVVIPEEQQCCGLAINSYGDVDTAKELAKNNIEAINSYDVDAIVTACGSGGSTLREEYPEWLEKTEFEAEVYDISEYLVDVVGIDREKLGSVRKKVTYHDSCHLSRGMGVTEQPREILEAIPGLYFEEMEEPNRCCGSAGTFNIAHYDLSMDIHRHKTEDIKQTGADTVAAGCLACLMQIVDGLNKADLDKDVVHTVQLLDEAYQKGKENN; translated from the coding sequence ATGAGTAAAGTATTACAAGAAATTGAAGATGAGCTTGCCAACTGTGTAAAATGCGGCCTCTGTAGAGAGGTTTGTCCTATCTTTACTGAATTGGATAATGAGGCTGCAGTAGCCAGGGGTAAGGTTAATTTAATGGAAAGTGTTTTAAATGAAGACTTAGAATTGACAGATAAATATAAAGAATTTATGGAATTATGCCTATTATGTAAAGCCTGCGCAGATAACTGTCCCTGTGGAGTAGAAGTTGATAAGTTGGTTCTTAAAGCTCGAGAGGAGTTAGCTGACGAAAAGGGATTATCGGTCCTTAAAAAAGGAATTTTCAGTATAGTAGGTAATAAGACATTATATCCTATTGCTATGAAATTAGGAGCAAACTTTCAGGGGTTAGCTTTTAAAGAGAATGATGGACCACAGTCTGGTAATAATATAAGACTAGGGGGATTAGGTCTGGATAAAGATAGAGTGGTACCTAATTTAGCAACTGAACATTTTAGAGATAAATATCCTGAAGTGATAGAGGTTGATAATCCTGAAGGTAGGGTAGCTTTCTTTACTGGATGTGCTATTAATTATATAGAACCTAAGGTTGGAGAAGCAGTAGTTAATGTATTGACAGAAAATAATATTGAAGTTGTAATTCCTGAAGAGCAGCAGTGTTGTGGATTAGCAATAAATAGTTATGGGGATGTAGATACGGCTAAAGAATTAGCAAAGAATAATATAGAAGCGATAAATAGTTATGATGTAGATGCGATTGTGACTGCCTGTGGTTCTGGAGGTAGTACTTTAAGAGAGGAATATCCAGAGTGGTTAGAGAAGACAGAATTTGAGGCTGAAGTCTATGATATTTCTGAATACTTAGTGGATGTTGTTGGAATTGATCGTGAAAAGCTAGGGTCTGTAAGGAAAAAGGTAACTTATCATGATTCATGTCATTTAAGCAGAGGGATGGGAGTAACTGAACAGCCTAGAGAGATATTAGAAGCAATACCTGGTCTCTACTTTGAAGAAATGGAAGAACCTAACCGCTGCTGTGGCTCTGCTGGAACGTTTAATATTGCTCATTATGATTTGTCTATGGATATTCATCGTCATAAGACAGAAGATATTAAACAGACAGGAGCGGATACTGTAGCTGCAGGTTGTTTAGCTTGCTTAATGCAGATTGTTGATGGTCTAAATAAAGCTGATTTGGATAAAGATGTAGTTCATACAGTTCAGCTGTTAGACGAGGCTTATCAGAAAGGCAAGGAAAATAATTAA
- a CDS encoding FAD-binding oxidoreductase, with protein sequence MFSKSVIDKFNDVVGAEYVLTSKEELLSYSYDSTAGMESMTPELVVKPANTEEVAEVVKVASEEKINIIPRGAGTNLCGGTIPIENSVVVVLTRMDKILEIDEENLTATVEAGVITEELCNRVEAKELLFPPDPGSMSVSTIGGNIAECAGGLRGLKYGVTKDYVMGLEIVLPNGKIIEIGGKTVKNVTGYDLPNLYTGSEGTLGIITKATLELIPAPDTRKTMLAIFDELDDAAETISSIISNKVIPVTLEIMDQVTIKTVEAFAEIGLPTDAEAVLLIEVDGLEEVVERDYKKVIKICEEHNAREVELAKSDEERDELKAARKSSFSALAREKPTTILEDATVPRSNIPAMIKGIREIAERYDLKIGTFGHAGDGNLHPTILADERDEEEMERVHKAVEEIFDLALELDGTLSGEHGIGSAKVGFMTQEIGEDGLQALRDLKYALDPKGLFNPHKLIGADDNE encoded by the coding sequence TTGTTTAGTAAATCTGTTATCGATAAATTTAATGATGTTGTTGGGGCGGAGTATGTTTTGACCAGTAAGGAGGAATTACTCAGTTATTCTTATGATTCTACTGCAGGTATGGAATCAATGACGCCTGAGCTGGTAGTTAAGCCGGCGAATACAGAAGAAGTAGCTGAGGTAGTTAAAGTAGCTAGTGAAGAAAAGATCAATATAATTCCTCGAGGAGCAGGAACTAATCTATGTGGGGGAACTATTCCGATTGAAAATAGTGTAGTAGTTGTATTAACTAGAATGGATAAGATTTTGGAGATTGATGAAGAGAACTTAACAGCGACAGTAGAAGCAGGAGTTATTACTGAAGAATTATGTAATAGAGTTGAGGCGAAAGAGTTACTGTTTCCGCCTGATCCAGGAAGTATGTCAGTTTCTACAATCGGTGGTAATATTGCTGAGTGTGCTGGCGGACTGCGGGGCTTAAAGTATGGTGTTACCAAGGATTATGTAATGGGCCTAGAGATAGTCTTACCCAATGGTAAAATAATTGAAATAGGCGGTAAAACAGTTAAGAATGTAACCGGTTATGACTTACCAAATTTATATACCGGTTCGGAAGGGACATTAGGTATTATAACAAAAGCAACTTTAGAATTAATTCCAGCACCTGATACCCGCAAGACTATGTTGGCTATATTTGATGAACTGGATGATGCAGCTGAGACAATATCTAGTATCATTAGTAATAAAGTAATACCTGTTACCTTAGAGATTATGGATCAGGTAACTATTAAGACAGTTGAAGCATTTGCTGAAATCGGTCTGCCTACTGATGCAGAAGCAGTTTTATTAATTGAGGTAGATGGTCTTGAAGAGGTAGTAGAACGTGATTATAAGAAAGTAATTAAAATTTGTGAAGAGCATAATGCACGTGAGGTTGAACTGGCAAAAAGTGATGAAGAAAGGGATGAGCTCAAAGCAGCCAGAAAATCATCCTTTTCTGCTTTAGCAAGAGAAAAGCCGACAACTATTCTTGAGGATGCAACAGTTCCGCGTAGTAATATCCCGGCTATGATTAAGGGGATTAGAGAGATAGCAGAGAGATATGACTTAAAGATTGGAACTTTTGGCCATGCTGGAGATGGAAACTTACATCCTACGATTCTAGCTGATGAACGCGACGAAGAAGAAATGGAACGAGTGCATAAAGCTGTGGAAGAAATCTTTGATTTAGCGTTAGAATTAGATGGCACATTATCTGGTGAACATGGTATCGGAAGTGCCAAAGTTGGCTTTATGACTCAAGAGATAGGAGAGGATGGTTTACAGGCTTTAAGAGATCTAAAATATGCTCTAGATCCTAAAGGATTATTTAATCCACATAAATTAATTGGAGCTGATGATAATGAGTAA
- a CDS encoding L-lactate permease, with protein MSLTMSALIATLPIVVVGILMVGFMWSSNKAMPLGFLTAAIIGLVFWDMPMKWVTASTISGVINAFSILLIVFGAILILKTLQGAGAVDSIGASLTGVTKDRRVQVLLIAFLLGSFFEGAAGFGTPAAVGAPLLVGLGFPPLVAAIVALICDSVSVSFGAVGVPIWGGFAALEGVVNLPEGMTFLQFLQNIGVYTAFLHFIVGSFIPLVAVLMTTKITKGSFKDGLEIWPLALFTGLSYTIPSTIIAYISGPELPALMGSLIAIPIIVFVVSQGWLVPEDEWEFKPQSEWDSSWIGDIEPGDSDVEAEMSAFMAWLPYVLIGLILLVGRLEVFGLTPLLKSVSFGWTEIFGTSAGSTITPFYNPGIFPFIFIAILMPMIYGMKGEKVAKAWKDTFKTLLPAAVALVFTLGMVKIMMNSGPAVGGDSMLVVMAKAAASLTGRLWILLASIAGILGSFISGSATVSDIMFANFQYATALEINAPRTIILALQAIGGAAGNMICIHNVVAACATVGIVGKEGLIIRKNLFVALAYGLLAGIAAWILITLQPGIF; from the coding sequence GTCTGCTTTGATAGCTACTCTTCCAATTGTGGTAGTAGGGATTTTAATGGTAGGCTTTATGTGGTCATCTAACAAAGCGATGCCGTTAGGGTTTTTAACTGCAGCCATAATAGGGCTGGTTTTTTGGGATATGCCGATGAAATGGGTTACTGCTTCTACGATTAGTGGAGTAATAAATGCTTTCTCAATTTTATTAATTGTGTTTGGTGCTATCTTAATTTTGAAGACTCTTCAGGGTGCTGGTGCTGTTGATAGTATTGGAGCTAGTTTAACTGGAGTTACTAAGGATCGTCGTGTGCAGGTGCTTTTAATTGCTTTTCTATTAGGTTCTTTCTTTGAGGGAGCTGCTGGTTTTGGTACACCTGCTGCTGTGGGTGCGCCGCTATTAGTAGGATTAGGTTTTCCTCCATTAGTAGCTGCAATTGTTGCCTTGATCTGTGATAGCGTTTCGGTAAGTTTTGGAGCAGTAGGAGTTCCAATCTGGGGTGGATTTGCTGCGCTGGAAGGTGTAGTTAACCTACCAGAAGGCATGACCTTCTTACAGTTCCTACAAAATATCGGTGTCTATACTGCTTTCTTACATTTTATTGTTGGTTCCTTTATTCCATTAGTTGCAGTATTAATGACGACTAAAATAACAAAAGGTTCTTTTAAAGATGGACTGGAAATCTGGCCTTTAGCATTATTTACAGGTTTATCTTATACTATCCCTTCTACAATTATTGCTTATATTAGTGGTCCTGAGCTTCCGGCCTTAATGGGTTCGTTGATAGCGATTCCAATTATAGTATTTGTAGTTTCCCAGGGCTGGCTGGTTCCCGAAGATGAATGGGAATTCAAACCTCAAAGTGAATGGGATAGTAGCTGGATAGGAGATATTGAGCCTGGTGATAGCGATGTTGAAGCTGAAATGTCTGCTTTCATGGCTTGGTTACCATATGTTTTAATTGGATTAATATTATTAGTAGGTCGATTAGAAGTCTTTGGTTTGACGCCGCTTTTAAAGTCAGTTTCATTCGGCTGGACTGAAATCTTCGGTACTTCTGCCGGTAGTACAATTACTCCTTTTTATAATCCGGGAATATTTCCTTTTATCTTTATTGCAATTTTAATGCCGATGATTTATGGCATGAAAGGAGAGAAGGTTGCAAAGGCCTGGAAGGATACATTTAAAACGCTTCTTCCAGCAGCAGTTGCTTTAGTATTTACTCTAGGAATGGTTAAGATAATGATGAATTCCGGACCGGCTGTTGGCGGCGATTCTATGTTGGTTGTAATGGCCAAAGCCGCTGCAAGTTTAACTGGTAGACTCTGGATTTTACTGGCTTCTATTGCTGGAATTTTAGGTTCCTTTATTTCAGGTAGTGCTACTGTATCAGACATTATGTTTGCCAACTTTCAGTATGCTACAGCTCTGGAAATCAATGCGCCGCGAACTATCATTTTAGCCCTACAGGCTATAGGTGGAGCAGCTGGAAATATGATCTGTATCCATAATGTAGTAGCTGCTTGTGCTACAGTAGGGATAGTAGGAAAAGAAGGCTTGATTATTAGAAAGAACTTATTTGTTGCCTTAGCTTATGGACTATTAGCTGGAATTGCTGCTTGGATTCTAATTACCCTTCAGCCTGGTATATTCTAA